The following coding sequences lie in one Bifidobacterium sp. ESL0690 genomic window:
- a CDS encoding amino acid ABC transporter ATP-binding protein — MKARENGASGLAVNENHPLVELSHVEKHFGKLHVLKDINLKVNKGEVLVVVGPSGSGKSTMCRTINRLETIDSGTIRIDGQPLPQEGKDLANLRAEVGMVFQQFNLFANKTILQNVTLAPVKVRHMDKKDADDLGMDLLARVGVENQANKMPSQLSGGQQQRVAIARALAMQPKIMLFDEPTSALDPEMVNEVLDVMIKLASEGMTMICVTHEMGFARKAADHIVFMADGKILEKGTPDEFFDHPKTERAKDFLSKILTH, encoded by the coding sequence ATGAAAGCGCGCGAAAACGGCGCGTCTGGCCTCGCGGTGAACGAGAACCATCCGCTGGTCGAGCTCTCGCACGTCGAAAAGCATTTCGGCAAGCTCCATGTCTTGAAGGACATCAATCTCAAGGTCAACAAGGGCGAGGTGCTTGTCGTCGTTGGGCCTTCCGGTTCCGGAAAATCCACGATGTGCCGCACCATCAACAGGCTGGAAACCATCGATTCCGGCACCATCCGCATCGACGGACAGCCGCTGCCGCAGGAAGGCAAGGATCTGGCGAATCTGCGCGCCGAGGTCGGCATGGTCTTCCAGCAGTTCAATCTTTTCGCCAACAAGACGATTCTGCAGAACGTCACACTCGCGCCGGTCAAGGTGCGTCACATGGACAAGAAGGATGCCGATGACCTCGGCATGGACCTTCTGGCCCGCGTCGGCGTCGAGAACCAGGCCAACAAGATGCCCTCGCAGCTTTCCGGCGGCCAGCAGCAGCGCGTGGCCATCGCCCGCGCGCTGGCCATGCAGCCCAAGATCATGCTCTTCGACGAGCCCACCAGCGCCCTCGATCCGGAAATGGTCAACGAGGTGCTCGACGTGATGATCAAGCTTGCCTCGGAAGGCATGACGATGATCTGCGTGACCCACGAGATGGGCTTCGCGCGCAAGGCGGCCGACCACATCGTCTTCATGGCCGACGGCAAGATCCTTGAGAAGGGGACGCCTGACGAGTTCTTTGATCATCCGAAGACCGAACGCGCCAAGGACTTCCTTTCGAAGATCCTTACGCACTGA
- a CDS encoding ABC transporter substrate-binding protein, which produces MAAGLALALCASLLSACGSGSDDSKKNESAKGTATITAYDTEPQSPLVPGDTNETGGGKPIGLLFSQLVRFEPNGKAVNEVAESIKPDATLQKYTIKLKDGWKFSDGTPVTAKSFTRAWSYTANAKDAQKGTSYLTTIKGYKDLQDPTKLKGDEQLSGLSVLDDKTFTVDLEHPDATFPIKIGCSAFSPLPDAFFKDPKGFGQHPVGNGPYKFASWDHDASIKLVKNPYYHGGRTVKNAGVTFKVYTSDQAAYSDVQGGQLDVMEIVPAADSKSFKTDPQVTAYNKPGSRLSMLGLTSRLPHFVARTEEGTLRRQAVSMAIDRKNIINKILYGTATPAREFTSPLVPGYSPDLPGNDVLNYNPKKAKELWAKAEAISKDTDPLVITYNSDSGLKPVYDAIANSIKNTIGLEVKTNPMPTFKEYRSAVEARKVVGATRYDWTPEYPSPEAYLFQHFDTRTAHGAGANDTDYINPDFDVYMDKAYAAKSTAEANKIYQESQAIILKDLPVVPLYYNNAHGVADKAIKGFGMDWSNNIIYENLTK; this is translated from the coding sequence ATGGCGGCGGGCTTGGCTTTGGCGCTCTGCGCGAGTCTGCTTTCGGCATGCGGCAGCGGAAGCGATGATTCCAAAAAGAACGAGAGCGCGAAGGGTACGGCTACCATCACCGCCTACGACACAGAGCCGCAGAGCCCGCTGGTGCCAGGGGATACCAACGAAACCGGTGGCGGCAAGCCGATTGGCCTGCTCTTCTCCCAACTGGTTCGCTTTGAACCCAACGGCAAGGCCGTCAACGAGGTGGCGGAATCGATCAAGCCCGACGCAACGCTCCAGAAATACACCATCAAGCTCAAAGACGGATGGAAATTCAGCGACGGCACGCCGGTGACCGCGAAATCGTTCACGCGCGCCTGGAGCTATACCGCCAACGCGAAGGATGCGCAGAAGGGAACCTCGTATCTGACGACCATCAAAGGCTACAAGGACCTGCAGGACCCCACGAAGCTCAAAGGCGACGAACAGCTTTCCGGGCTTTCCGTTCTTGACGACAAGACCTTCACCGTCGATCTGGAGCATCCCGACGCCACATTCCCGATCAAGATCGGCTGCTCGGCATTTTCGCCGCTTCCCGATGCGTTCTTCAAGGACCCGAAGGGATTCGGCCAGCATCCCGTCGGCAACGGCCCCTACAAGTTTGCCAGCTGGGATCATGATGCGTCCATCAAACTGGTGAAGAACCCCTACTATCATGGCGGGCGCACGGTCAAGAACGCCGGCGTCACCTTCAAGGTCTATACCTCCGACCAAGCCGCATACTCCGACGTGCAGGGCGGACAGCTCGACGTGATGGAGATCGTGCCTGCAGCGGATTCCAAGTCCTTCAAAACCGATCCGCAAGTCACCGCTTACAACAAGCCTGGTTCACGTCTTTCCATGCTTGGGCTGACCTCGCGCCTGCCGCATTTCGTGGCCAGGACCGAAGAGGGTACGTTGCGCCGTCAAGCGGTTTCCATGGCGATCGACCGCAAGAACATCATCAACAAGATCCTTTACGGCACGGCCACCCCGGCCCGCGAGTTCACCTCGCCGCTGGTTCCTGGATACTCGCCTGATCTTCCCGGCAACGACGTGCTCAACTACAACCCGAAGAAGGCCAAGGAACTTTGGGCGAAAGCCGAAGCCATTTCCAAGGACACCGATCCGTTGGTCATCACCTACAACTCCGACAGCGGACTCAAGCCCGTCTACGACGCGATCGCCAATTCGATCAAGAACACGATAGGCCTCGAGGTCAAAACCAACCCGATGCCGACCTTCAAGGAATACCGCAGCGCGGTGGAGGCCAGAAAAGTCGTGGGCGCGACCCGATACGATTGGACGCCGGAATATCCTTCGCCCGAGGCCTATCTGTTCCAGCATTTCGACACGCGCACAGCCCACGGCGCCGGTGCCAATGATACGGACTACATCAACCCCGATTTCGATGTCTACATGGACAAGGCCTATGCGGCCAAGTCGACCGCCGAGGCCAACAAGATCTATCAGGAATCCCAAGCCATCATCCTGAAGGATCTACCGGTGGTCCCACTGTATTACAACAATGCGCATGGTGTCGCCGACAAGGCCATCAAGGGCTTTGGCATGGATTGGAGCAACAACATCATCTATGAGAACCTGACGAAGTGA
- a CDS encoding ABC transporter permease subunit (The N-terminal region of this protein, as described by TIGR01726, is a three transmembrane segment that identifies a subfamily of ABC transporter permease subunits, which specificities that include histidine, arginine, glutamine, glutamate, L-cystine (sic), the opines (in Agrobacterium) octopine and nopaline, etc.) — MNELMQLFSQYNVPGAFLVNIELTLWSALFSLILGVILLMMRISPISSLRTVASAYVEFFKNMPLTIIMVFMVLGAFAQLKLTFSNSFATNFFWLAVTGLSLYTAAFVCESLRSGINTVPLGQAEAARALGLNFMQSATQIILPQAFRGSVAPLGNTLIALLKNSTVAAAASVATETSSLMSEMIEFHANSIVAIFLIFAFGYVILIIPIGALTTILSNKLAVRR; from the coding sequence ATGAATGAACTTATGCAATTGTTCAGCCAGTACAACGTGCCGGGCGCGTTCCTCGTCAACATCGAGCTGACGCTCTGGTCCGCGCTGTTCTCGTTGATTCTTGGCGTCATCCTGCTGATGATGCGCATCTCGCCGATTTCCTCGCTGCGCACTGTGGCGAGTGCTTACGTCGAGTTCTTCAAGAACATGCCGTTGACCATCATCATGGTCTTCATGGTGCTCGGTGCCTTCGCCCAGTTGAAGCTCACGTTCTCGAACTCTTTCGCCACGAACTTCTTCTGGCTGGCGGTCACCGGCCTTTCGCTCTACACGGCGGCCTTCGTCTGCGAATCCCTGCGTTCCGGCATCAACACCGTTCCGCTCGGGCAGGCCGAGGCGGCTCGTGCGCTGGGACTTAATTTCATGCAGTCGGCCACGCAGATTATCCTGCCGCAGGCCTTCCGTGGTTCCGTCGCGCCGCTGGGCAACACGCTGATCGCGTTGCTCAAGAACTCGACGGTCGCCGCAGCCGCATCGGTAGCCACCGAAACGTCCAGCCTGATGAGCGAGATGATCGAGTTCCATGCGAACTCCATCGTCGCCATCTTCCTGATCTTCGCGTTCGGCTACGTGATTCTGATCATTCCCATCGGGGCGCTGACCACAATCCTTTCCAACAAGCTTGCGGTACGGAGGTGA
- the aspS gene encoding aspartate--tRNA ligase yields the protein MSQTAYRTHHATEVTEELIGQKVTLAGWVDRRRDHGGVAFIDLRDSTGLVQIVIYDEEIARPLRSEFVVQVVGEVRERPDGNENEHLSTGKVEVVVETLKVLAKSDALPFQVSTALENEAENKLPGEDVRLKYRYLDLRRPSMQKNLKLRSDMTRAARHALEDMDFTEVETPTFIKSTPEGARDFVVPARLVPGSWYALPQSPQLLKQLLMVGGVERYFQLARCYRDEDFRADRQPEFTQLDMEMSYVDQEDVMAMAEKVIAAIWKTQGYDVKLPIDRITWQDAMDKYGSDKPDLRFGNPIVELTDYFKNTPFRVFQAPYVGAVVFEGGADTPRRQFDAWQEWARQRGAKGLAYVQFTGDGTLKGPVAKNLSDEERNGLKEAVGAKDGDAVFFAAGTRESSQLLLGAARVEIARRAGLLDPKKFAFTWVVDFPLFKRTDDPDDDDVAVGHSKWTSMHHPFTMPSADWIDKFDKDPEHAMSDSYDIVCNGEEMGGGSVRIHRNDIQERVLDVLGIGEEEAQEKFGFLLEAFKYGAPPHAGIALGWDRTVSLLAGVDTIRDVIAFPKAGGGRDPLTGAPAPISDAQRAETGVDYDPEEDKD from the coding sequence ATGAGCCAGACGGCTTATAGAACACACCATGCCACTGAAGTGACCGAGGAATTGATCGGTCAGAAGGTAACCCTTGCGGGCTGGGTTGACCGCAGGCGCGACCACGGCGGCGTCGCTTTCATTGATTTGCGCGACAGCACCGGCCTGGTGCAGATCGTCATCTACGACGAGGAGATCGCCCGCCCGCTGCGCAGCGAGTTCGTGGTGCAGGTCGTCGGTGAAGTGCGTGAGCGTCCGGACGGCAACGAGAATGAACACCTTTCCACTGGCAAGGTGGAGGTCGTCGTCGAAACCCTCAAGGTGCTGGCCAAGTCCGACGCGCTGCCGTTCCAGGTTTCCACTGCCCTCGAGAACGAGGCCGAGAACAAGCTCCCGGGCGAGGATGTTCGCCTGAAGTATCGTTACCTCGATCTTCGTCGTCCTTCCATGCAGAAGAACCTGAAGCTTCGCAGCGACATGACCCGTGCGGCACGTCACGCGCTGGAAGATATGGACTTCACCGAGGTGGAGACCCCTACCTTCATTAAGTCCACGCCGGAAGGCGCACGCGACTTCGTGGTGCCGGCACGCTTGGTGCCCGGCTCCTGGTACGCGCTGCCGCAGTCCCCACAGCTTCTGAAGCAGCTGCTGATGGTGGGTGGTGTCGAGCGCTACTTCCAGCTTGCACGCTGCTACCGTGACGAGGATTTCCGTGCCGACCGTCAGCCGGAGTTCACCCAGCTCGATATGGAAATGAGCTACGTGGATCAGGAGGATGTGATGGCCATGGCCGAGAAGGTCATCGCCGCCATCTGGAAGACCCAAGGCTACGACGTCAAGCTGCCGATCGACCGTATCACCTGGCAGGACGCCATGGACAAATACGGTTCCGACAAGCCGGACCTGCGCTTCGGCAACCCGATCGTCGAGCTCACCGACTACTTCAAGAACACTCCGTTCCGCGTCTTCCAGGCGCCTTATGTCGGTGCCGTGGTCTTCGAAGGCGGAGCCGATACCCCGCGTCGTCAGTTCGACGCATGGCAGGAATGGGCGCGTCAGCGCGGGGCTAAGGGTCTCGCCTACGTCCAGTTCACCGGCGACGGAACGCTCAAGGGGCCTGTGGCCAAGAACCTTTCCGACGAAGAGCGCAACGGCCTCAAAGAAGCCGTGGGCGCCAAGGACGGGGACGCGGTGTTCTTCGCCGCCGGTACCCGCGAATCCTCGCAGCTGCTGCTCGGCGCCGCCCGCGTCGAGATCGCGCGTCGCGCGGGTCTGCTCGACCCGAAGAAGTTCGCCTTCACTTGGGTTGTCGATTTCCCGCTCTTCAAGCGCACCGATGACCCGGATGACGATGACGTGGCCGTGGGCCATTCCAAGTGGACTTCCATGCACCACCCGTTCACCATGCCTTCGGCCGACTGGATCGACAAGTTCGATAAGGATCCGGAACACGCCATGAGCGACTCCTACGACATCGTCTGCAACGGCGAGGAAATGGGCGGCGGCTCGGTGCGTATTCACCGCAACGACATCCAGGAGCGCGTGCTCGACGTGCTCGGCATCGGCGAAGAGGAAGCCCAGGAGAAGTTCGGCTTCCTGCTCGAAGCGTTCAAGTACGGCGCACCGCCTCACGCGGGCATCGCCCTTGGCTGGGACCGTACGGTTTCGCTGCTTGCCGGCGTCGACACCATCCGCGACGTTATCGCCTTCCCGAAGGCTGGCGGCGGCCGTGATCCGCTCACCGGCGCTCCGGCTCCGATTTCGGATGCCCAGCGCGCCGAGACCGGTGTCGATTACGACCCGGAAGAGGATAAAGACTGA
- a CDS encoding DEAD/DEAH box helicase — MTQSLGELAPSWGGSGDERRNIDADEIYDRFFEWVKGVKGIDPWPHQEEAVMDLLAGDHVILSTPTGSGKSLVALGMHFAALCTGRRSYYTAPIKALVSEKFFDLVEAFGRDNVGMITGDTSINSDAPIICCTAEILANQALREGINADIGCVAMDEFHYYGDADRGWAWQVPLLTLPKTQFLLMSATLGNVNAIADKLEDMTRRDVDVIDDAPRPVPLSYEYTDKQLAGTVELLFNRGDTPIYVVHFSQDAALETAQALASTGVSSKEQRKAITEAIKGTRFTTAFGKILQRLLRTGVGIHHAGMLPRYRRLVEQLAQQGLLPVICGTDTLGVGINVPIHSVVLTQLTKFDGFKMRRLRAREFHQIAGRAGRMGFDTEGLVVAEAPEFEIENARAIAKANGDPKKLKKIKRKKPQEGFVTWNEGTFDKLIEAAPETLVPHMKISHSMVLNEVAQGGDARARIDRLIDDSSQTPEQKEHLHERADEIFQTMFDSSFIEAEDNGRGGKDYFLAVDVPDNFALDQPLSPFLLAALELLDPESDTYALDVISMVEATLEDPKQVLKAQQRQARDKAMAEMKADGLDYDERIDKLQEVTWPKPLEEMLDAAFDEYRHDVPWANDYELSPKSVVRDMVETASDFTGYIARYNIARSEGTLLRYLSDAYRSLARTVPVEKRDDELEDIISWLRVVVRSVDSSLVDEWENAGSESAADAENAGLNAAAPGGKAAVVEDRRGLIVLIRNAMFRRIQLMDQDKPEALGALDKDWGYGVHEWEDTLDDYYDEHEYVGIDQKARSGDLFILDDRNEAKEHTWKVRQIIDDSDGDHDWAITGTVDLDATQENGEVIFVDYRVSDDGLD; from the coding sequence ATGACACAGAGTTTAGGGGAATTGGCGCCTAGTTGGGGCGGCAGCGGGGACGAGCGGCGAAATATCGATGCCGATGAGATTTATGACAGGTTCTTTGAGTGGGTGAAGGGCGTCAAGGGCATCGATCCGTGGCCGCACCAAGAAGAAGCCGTCATGGACTTGTTGGCCGGAGACCACGTCATCCTGAGCACGCCGACCGGGTCCGGCAAATCGCTGGTGGCATTGGGCATGCATTTCGCGGCGTTGTGCACTGGACGGCGTTCGTATTATACGGCGCCTATCAAGGCGTTGGTTTCTGAAAAGTTCTTTGATCTGGTCGAGGCGTTCGGGCGCGACAATGTTGGCATGATTACGGGGGATACCAGCATCAATTCTGATGCGCCGATTATCTGCTGCACCGCCGAAATCCTCGCTAATCAGGCCTTGCGCGAGGGTATCAACGCCGACATCGGCTGCGTGGCGATGGATGAATTCCATTACTATGGCGATGCCGACCGTGGATGGGCCTGGCAGGTGCCGCTGTTGACGTTGCCCAAGACGCAGTTCCTGCTGATGAGCGCGACACTCGGCAATGTCAACGCCATCGCCGACAAGCTCGAGGACATGACCCGGCGCGATGTGGACGTGATCGATGACGCGCCGAGGCCGGTCCCGCTGAGCTACGAATACACCGACAAACAGCTTGCCGGAACGGTTGAGCTGCTCTTCAATCGCGGCGATACCCCTATTTACGTTGTCCATTTCTCCCAGGACGCGGCGCTCGAAACTGCACAGGCCCTAGCCAGTACGGGCGTTTCCAGCAAGGAACAGCGCAAGGCCATCACCGAAGCCATTAAGGGAACCCGCTTCACCACGGCGTTCGGCAAGATTCTGCAACGACTGTTGCGCACTGGCGTCGGCATTCACCACGCGGGCATGCTGCCGCGTTACCGCCGTTTGGTTGAGCAACTGGCTCAGCAAGGCTTATTACCGGTGATTTGTGGCACTGACACGCTCGGCGTCGGCATCAACGTGCCGATTCATTCGGTCGTCTTGACTCAGCTCACCAAATTTGACGGGTTCAAGATGCGCAGGCTGCGCGCCCGCGAATTCCATCAGATTGCCGGACGCGCCGGACGCATGGGCTTCGACACCGAAGGATTGGTGGTGGCCGAGGCCCCCGAATTCGAGATCGAGAACGCACGGGCCATCGCCAAAGCCAACGGAGACCCGAAGAAGCTCAAGAAGATCAAGCGCAAAAAGCCTCAGGAAGGTTTCGTCACCTGGAACGAAGGCACGTTCGACAAGCTCATCGAAGCTGCGCCCGAAACGTTAGTTCCACATATGAAAATCAGCCATTCCATGGTCCTGAACGAGGTGGCGCAAGGCGGCGACGCCCGGGCCCGCATCGACAGGCTCATCGACGATTCCTCTCAGACGCCAGAGCAGAAGGAACATCTGCACGAGCGCGCCGACGAGATTTTCCAGACCATGTTCGACTCGTCGTTCATCGAAGCGGAAGACAACGGCCGCGGTGGCAAAGATTACTTCCTGGCTGTCGATGTGCCGGACAATTTCGCGCTCGACCAGCCGCTTTCACCGTTCCTGTTGGCGGCGCTGGAACTGCTCGACCCCGAATCCGACACCTACGCGCTCGACGTCATCTCGATGGTCGAGGCGACGCTTGAAGACCCCAAGCAGGTGCTCAAAGCCCAACAGCGGCAGGCACGCGACAAGGCGATGGCCGAGATGAAGGCCGATGGCCTCGATTATGACGAGCGCATCGACAAGCTGCAGGAAGTGACTTGGCCCAAGCCGCTCGAGGAAATGCTCGATGCCGCCTTCGACGAATACCGCCACGACGTGCCATGGGCCAATGACTACGAGCTGAGTCCGAAATCGGTGGTGCGCGACATGGTGGAGACGGCCAGCGATTTCACCGGCTACATCGCCCGCTACAACATCGCGCGAAGCGAAGGTACGCTGTTGCGTTACCTTTCCGACGCCTACCGGTCATTGGCCCGTACGGTTCCCGTCGAGAAACGCGACGACGAGCTCGAAGACATCATCTCATGGCTGCGCGTGGTCGTGCGTTCTGTCGATTCCAGTCTGGTCGACGAATGGGAGAACGCAGGAAGCGAGTCGGCAGCCGATGCCGAAAACGCCGGGCTTAATGCCGCCGCGCCCGGTGGCAAAGCCGCCGTGGTGGAGGACCGGCGAGGGCTTATCGTGCTCATCCGCAACGCCATGTTCCGCCGCATCCAGCTCATGGATCAGGACAAACCTGAGGCGCTTGGCGCGCTCGACAAGGACTGGGGCTATGGCGTGCACGAGTGGGAAGACACGTTGGACGACTACTACGACGAGCATGAATACGTCGGCATCGACCAGAAGGCCCGCAGTGGTGATCTTTTCATTTTGGATGACCGCAACGAGGCCAAGGAACACACTTGGAAGGTGCGACAGATCATCGACGATTCCGACGGCGACCATGACTGGGCCATCACCGGAACCGTTGACCTCGACGCCACACAGGAAAACGGCGAAGTGATTTTCGTGGATTACCGCGTCAGCGACGACGGGCTTGACTGA
- a CDS encoding amino acid ABC transporter permease, with protein MNKNNNESAVLFDEPGPKGKRNIRIANWIGGIIVAILVVLILMRLHNPPDGENQLDWALWKPALDGEAWTDFYLPGLWMTIKAAVLAVIGSVVFGLIFGIGRLLPSRIVRAVSGVIVEFCRAVPVLMFMIFFWRLFSFMGIQSASYWAVVLGLILYNGSVVAELVRSGVGNLPGGQREASLALGLTTTQSLMQIEVPQAVYAMLPAAVTQLVVVLKDTALGSIIMYTDLLQESRRLGSMYFNILQTLVVAGVVYFIVCALLSKLAEWLPSRMQARTAAPAEPEPVAPIAIMDASNVNQIAVAKEVDEDHYGGVPRQYHVHHRGTNASVHEWRKTRYMQGYDATHPESEKEPDRVELPDIPLPGKKSRPHGDKPQTHKDK; from the coding sequence ATGAATAAGAACAACAACGAATCGGCCGTGCTCTTCGATGAGCCGGGGCCGAAAGGCAAACGCAACATCCGCATCGCCAACTGGATCGGTGGCATTATCGTCGCCATCCTCGTGGTGCTTATCCTCATGCGCCTGCACAACCCGCCGGACGGCGAGAACCAGCTGGACTGGGCGTTATGGAAGCCGGCGCTTGACGGCGAAGCTTGGACGGACTTCTACCTGCCTGGCCTGTGGATGACCATTAAGGCGGCGGTTCTGGCCGTTATCGGGTCTGTGGTATTCGGCTTGATCTTCGGTATCGGCAGGCTTCTGCCGAGCAGGATCGTACGCGCGGTTTCCGGCGTCATCGTCGAATTCTGCCGCGCGGTGCCCGTGCTGATGTTCATGATTTTCTTCTGGAGACTCTTCTCCTTCATGGGCATTCAAAGCGCCTCCTACTGGGCCGTCGTGCTCGGTCTTATCCTTTATAACGGTTCCGTGGTCGCGGAACTCGTGCGAAGTGGCGTCGGCAATCTGCCCGGCGGCCAGCGAGAGGCCTCGTTGGCCTTGGGCCTGACCACCACGCAGTCGCTGATGCAGATCGAAGTGCCGCAGGCCGTCTACGCCATGCTGCCGGCTGCGGTCACCCAACTGGTCGTCGTATTGAAGGACACGGCGCTCGGCTCGATCATCATGTATACGGATTTGTTGCAGGAATCCCGCCGCCTCGGCTCGATGTACTTCAACATCCTGCAGACGCTGGTTGTTGCCGGCGTGGTCTACTTCATCGTCTGCGCCCTGCTTTCCAAGCTCGCGGAATGGCTGCCGAGCCGTATGCAGGCCCGTACCGCCGCTCCGGCCGAGCCTGAGCCAGTTGCCCCGATCGCCATCATGGACGCTTCGAACGTCAACCAGATCGCGGTCGCCAAGGAAGTGGACGAGGACCACTACGGTGGCGTGCCGCGTCAGTACCACGTGCATCATCGCGGCACCAACGCTTCGGTCCACGAATGGCGTAAGACCCGCTATATGCAGGGTTATGACGCCACGCATCCCGAAAGCGAAAAGGAACCCGACCGCGTCGAGCTTCCAGACATTCCTCTGCCGGGCAAGAAGTCTCGTCCGCATGGGGACAAGCCTCAAACGCACAAGGATAAGTAG
- a CDS encoding glutamate ABC transporter substrate-binding protein — translation MKPSFKQLSRTWRRVLAAFCALACVFTVAACGSSNEAGKIRIGIKFDQPGVGFKKSGTYVGFDVDVARYIARRLGYSDDEIVWKEAPSKQREAMLQNGDVDMIVASYSITDERKKAVSFAGPYFVAGQDLMVRKDDHEITGPDSLNGKRLCSVTGSTSAEVVKQKFASKVQLMEQPGYAECATALFSGIVDAVTTDDIILAGLASNARGRLRLIGKPFTQEYYGVGVKKSNIKFAKKIDKAIAQMEKDGSWQRYINDNTRGVKYKPNMKYNPPKPDLGETGAAK, via the coding sequence ATGAAACCATCATTCAAACAACTTTCGCGCACCTGGCGCAGGGTCCTTGCGGCCTTCTGCGCACTGGCCTGCGTATTCACCGTGGCCGCCTGCGGCTCGAGCAACGAGGCGGGCAAAATCCGCATCGGCATCAAATTCGACCAGCCTGGCGTCGGCTTCAAGAAGTCCGGCACCTACGTCGGCTTCGACGTGGACGTGGCGCGATACATCGCCCGCAGGCTCGGCTATTCGGACGATGAGATCGTCTGGAAGGAAGCGCCGAGCAAACAGCGTGAGGCCATGTTGCAGAACGGCGACGTCGATATGATCGTCGCCAGCTATTCCATCACCGACGAACGTAAGAAAGCTGTCAGCTTCGCCGGGCCGTATTTCGTGGCCGGACAGGACCTGATGGTCCGTAAAGACGACCACGAGATCACCGGACCCGATAGTCTCAACGGCAAACGCCTCTGTTCGGTGACCGGCTCCACATCGGCCGAAGTGGTCAAACAGAAGTTCGCCTCCAAAGTCCAGCTGATGGAGCAGCCCGGCTACGCGGAATGCGCGACGGCGCTGTTCAGCGGCATCGTCGACGCGGTGACCACCGACGACATCATCCTCGCCGGTCTCGCCTCGAACGCCCGCGGCAGGCTGCGCCTGATCGGCAAGCCGTTCACGCAGGAATATTACGGTGTTGGTGTCAAGAAGAGCAATATCAAATTCGCCAAGAAGATCGACAAGGCCATCGCGCAGATGGAAAAGGACGGTTCCTGGCAGCGCTATATCAACGACAACACGCGTGGCGTGAAGTATAAACCGAATATGAAATACAATCCGCCCAAACCGGACCTCGGAGAGACGGGAGCCGCGAAATGA